CATCACACATACTTATTGACTTGTATTTGTATGCTTCACAATCACTATTGATTGCAAACATTGCCAGACTTTGTCATTTACAGAGCAATTAATCCCAGTCACAGTGTTGACAACAGAGGCACGAAATTAGCACAAAGGTGGGCAAAGGACACCAGATTTGTGGGTGGAGATCGAAGGGAGCAAAGGTTGTACATGTGGAAATCAACAATCTAAGAACAGGTACACCTGTGTTAAGTGGGCCAAGTCTCAAGTTCTCAAAGGGCTTAGCAACCTACACACCTCCCTGAAGATTATGACCCCTGATGCTGGAATCTGATTGGCCAGGAGAAGCTTTGGTGTCATCCTAAGTAACAGGCTGGCGCTTACTGAATGAAACAGCCTGTAGTACAAATACAGGGAGGTGAGACCTCCATCCTTGTCATCTGAGACCAAGCTTGTTAACTTGCTGAGGAAATACACTGCAAAGGGAAACTTAGAGCTGAAGGTAAGGACTTCCCAAGAGAAAAGAGTTATGTTTCTTTTATAATTCTCAGTGAgaatgtttattcatttatttttaacaactcattttaaattactttCTCTAAAAAAGTCATTTGAAGTCATTTTTGCTTATAGGGATACTTTTTCAGTTGCTGGGGTTGTTTTTAACTTGCAGCTCTACTAAAATTGTTAATGCTCTATAGAATTTCAACCATTTGCACCACATCTTGCATTCTACAGCAGGGTCATGAAGGTTTGTCCTCTGTAACCAAAACCATGTCTCTAAAAAGAAGGGATCTGGCTCTGTCTTTGAAGTCCACCCATCGATGGAAAGAGCATGGCCTACTCGAAATGAGTTCCAGACAGATGTGGAGCGCATCAAGAATTTAAACAAGCACCAGATGGCAGCTGAGGGAAATCAAATGGAAGTTTAAAAGCTAGATGGACAGAATGTCAGAGAGCTCActcaatattgtttttattcctttttaattttttactcaTCAGTTTCACTGCATTGCCACCTGCATTCCTTTACCTTTCTCTGAGCTCTGATTCCAACAAATTGCATTTGTTATTTGCATGCATCATTGCATCAGCTGTACAAAGTAAAGCAGGTGAGAAAAGAAGCATGGCATGCTTTGCCACAGATCTTACAAACACCTCATGACTGAACTCTAAGGATGGTCTAATGCAATTAAAGTTGACCTGGCTCTGCATCCTGTTTCTTCAGCTATAACAGTCTGACATGCAAGTTAATGATTTGGGAAGACCTGGCAACACAGCTGACCTTGGAAATGAACGATAATGGCATTAGTGGTAGAGTAGGTTACTTACGTTAGAGGTGGCTAAATCAGGATACAGTTTGCATACATTAACACTTAACTGAATCAGTTGTATCTGATGCTTGCTAATGGAATTTGCACTCCAGATTCTTGTGTGTTTAAAGTTATACAACATCAAAAAGCCCCACCAAGGCTGTGGGTTACTGAGTGCAAGTAAATTCTCAATATTCCTAATTCTTTTTAGGCTCTAAGATGTAATCAAAACTATTCACACCATATTTCTTGACTCTTTGTGCTATTTCATTCCACTGCAGTTGACCACAGtactgtttttattctctttccaGCACAGATCAGGCAGTGAAATGGCCCTTCTCCAGAACCTTCTCTGCATCTTGTGCCTGGTAGGACTAGTTGTCAGCCAGGACATGCCTTATGAAGAATTTATGGCCCAGATCCAAGCCTGCCCCAAGGAATGCCACTGCCCCCCGAACTTCCCTCGTGCCGTCTACTGTGACAATAAAAGCCTAAAGAGCATCCCTAAAATCCCTCCATACACATGGTACCTCTATCTGCAGAACAACCTGATCGAAACACTCCCATCAGATGCGCTGCAGAATGCAACACAGCTGCGCTGGCTGAACCTAAACCGCAACAAAATCACAAATGAAGGAGTGGCAGGGGGCGTCCTGGTCGCAATGACACACCTAGCACACCTTTATATGGACGATAATCTCCTATCTTCTGTGCCATCCCCCCTACCAGCCAGCCTGGAGCAACTACGTTTCTCTCGCAATCGCATCTCTAAGATCCCCGCTGGTGTCTTTGCTGGTCTGGATAAGCTTAGTCTCCTGGATCTCCAGGGTAATAAGCTGATGGATGATGCTGTGACTGAAGTGAGCCTAAAGGGTCTCGACAACCTGGTACAGATCAATCTTGCCAAGAATCAGCTAAGTAGCATGCCTCTCGGATTACCCGCCACCACTACCCAGCTTTTTCTTGATGGCAATAACATTGATAAGATCCCAGCTGGGTACTTCAAAGGGTTGCCAAAAGTAGCATTTCTGAGGCTCAACCACAACAAGCTTGGCAGCAGTGGGGTTCCAAAAGATGTGTTTAATGTCTCCAGCATTTTGGACTTGCAGTTGTCCTACAATCAGCTGACTGAGGTTCCAATCATCGCTTCAGGCCTTGAACACCTTCACCTCGACCACAACAAGATCACAGGTAAGACTGAGTGTTGTTTTCTGTAGATGCATGGAGGATTGGTGGATTAAGTATCTATGGAAATAGTTGTTGATTAGAAATAATCTTAGTCttttcacatttattcatttacagatGTGAGTGCCTCCAACATCTGTCCAGTCTCTGTCGACGCTGTGGATGACTCATTCAACGAAAGCACGCCTCGGCTCCGGTACCTGCGATTGGATGGCAACGAGATTGCTCCACCAATTCCCAGGGATGTCATCACATGCTTCCGTCTTCTCAGGTCCATCGTCATCTGAACGTGAGATCATGCTGTAAGCTAACTGTAAATTCCCACAATTAATGAGTTGACTTGGATGCTGATTAAACCTGTTAAACTAAACGTACATATTTGTGAAATATCTGACACCAGTGGACATCAACGTATTTTATTGTTGTGTCTTTGAAACACCCAAGTTTTACTAGTGGATGGAATTGTGACAATCTGCTGACTGCTAGTTGTGCCTTATACCAGTATAAATATCTGCATGTAGAGTTTTGAACCAAACTTGCATGAGTACATTTGTGAGTACATTACGAGAGTAAACAAACAGAGGGATGATATTTGCTTGTAGCATGCAGAGCTTTGAGGACTCAGTGTTATTTTACCACTTTGAGCAGGAACCAAAGCTTCTAAATACGTGTGCAAAacataacttttgttttttttcttcttttaatacTTTATATTTGTAGGCTTAAAGCCATATTATTGGTCTTGTGTTCtagttttgtgttttgcagTTTTGCATCTCAACTGTAGGtaacttatttttgtttaacaCTGGGGGGAAAATAAGTAGAATCCTGTGAATATTCATGGCCAACATTCCTTAATGTTTTGTAtacaaaagaaatgtgaatTCTTGTTCTTGAAAAAATGCCAACACACTTTTTAATTCTGGTCattatttttctgaataaaCTCAGCAgatgatttaattttaaaactgtcttcaatgtgaataaaacatctaaaataagaATGTCTACTTGGCgttattttgtgtttgatgtttAAAATTCCAGCATTTTACATGAAGAGCGTAATATATTTGTTATGTTGAACAGAAATGGCAATAACTCTTTAACCATCCTTTCCTGTGTTATTATATACACTGTAAGAAATAAGAAGTGTCttcaacttaaaaacaaaagtagaaaaGCTGCCTTAAAAGTTAGCTTAACACAGTTTCAGCTCAATGACAATGACTAGCAGTGTGTTTAGACTGTGTTgaatttgttttcctttgctttCCTTCTCATTCATGGTGTCAAgttaaaattcaaacagaataaaactttctaacattgtctaaataaaaagaaatcacattaataaaagcaaataactCACATTTATAGCATCACCTTGTAATTGCTAAATTTCTATCAAATTTCTATCTCCCATGAACCTTTGTGGTCCAGGTATGTTCAGTTTTGAaagtagccccgccccctgcAAGTTTTAACTTAACAAGTTCAATAAATGATGACAACCTGAACAACAATCAAGACAACTTACAACTATAAGTTACATCCAAATACACATTAACTTATGTTCTGTATGCAAAACTCATTATAAAAAGTGGagttaaagtaataaaataagttatATAACCAAATGGGGCTGTCTGTTTTTACAGTGTATAAACTATTACAGATGAGTTCACAATATACTGCACAATAAGTTTAACTGCAAACTAAACATGCAGTTTATTAAGATCTAATACAAAATGCACCAATTATGCACAGAAATATTGTACATTATGAAATTAATTACATTAGCTTACCATTTATCCTGCAGTTAGACGTTAGATGTTTTTTCCTGAAGAAATAATAAGATTGcaaattaatataaaactaaccaagtaaataaaaacatatctgGTAATCATGAGACTTCACTAATGAACAAATCAGGAGCTTGGAGAGGATTTACTTTGAGTCACAGTCCAGATTTAAGATTTAAGATTTAAGAAAAACCATAATAACACTTGGTAGTCTTCTAAAAATGTAACACCACAAgctgaaaactggaaaaataagaTCAAGTGTTACACTGATTTCATGGGTGACAGAGACAGCTGTGTGTACTTGTGGATGTGGTTTAGTATTGTATTTCTAAAGTAAAGTTTTCACCGAAAAAGACGGGATGGTAGTTTTCATATTGTCCAGATTTTATCCTCTTTGGAGgtgttaaatttaacatttatataaatttcTAGGTTCCTCACATTTCTAAATGTAATCTATTCAGTACATCTTTGCAATTTTACACTTAAATGTTGAAGTGAGCCCCTCCCAATCTTCACTTCTAAAAGACTCAGAATATTTGggatggtaaatggtctgtatttatattattatttataattatttttttacccaaagcgctttacattatacattcacccattcacacactgatggtggaagctgccatgcaaggcgctaaccacgacccatcaggagcaatctgggcttcggtgtcttgctcagggacacctcaacatgagctcaacaggccgaagatcaaactggcaaccctcaggcaACAAGACGACCACTGATCCACACCGTCAGATGTTTGTTAATAGCCACTTGTGTCATTGGTCTGGTGCAAGCTAATCCATTTGAATGTTTGATTTCCAGAAGCTCTAGAAAGAAACTCAAACCcccataaatgaatgaaataagaCCTTatggaagaatttaaaaaaatcctttctgGTTCATATAGAAATCTAAAATGGTATTcggataaaatgaaatatttgtgtttttctttaaaagaaattctctTTCTGTCTAGATGCTTGAAGGGTGTGGAAGCAGGGCGAGGAGACGAGCAGACGGTGATGGTGATGGTTTTTTTGTAAAGTAACAGCTACCATAACAGGACATGGACAAAGACATGGATTACCAGAAGTAACAAGCTGCACTTGTACACATCAGGTGACACAAGGAAAGACAGGGACTGGGAAAATTAAGGGAAACCAACATGGAGCTGACGATGAGGATCTGGTAGTGAACAAAAGAAATCAGGGAGTATTTATGCTCAGTGGGGTAATAACCAAATGATGAGAAGGTGTAGTGAATAAGAAAAGAATGCAGGAAGGAATTTccatgcaaaaataaaacaagaaaccagAACAGCAATcaagaaacagacagaaatccAACAAAACCCAAAACCCACAGATGATAACACCGAGTTTGATGCTAGCAAACACCTTTAGAAATTGTGGCATGAAAACGTACTACAGGACTTACACCTTCTGAATTTTATAAATgccactatatatatatatatatacatatatatatatatatatatatatatatacatatatatatatatatatatatatatatatatatatatatatatatatatatatatatatatatatatatatatatatatatatatatatatatatatataaatcattaTATATCAACAGAACACAAAAGCATTTAGACTTTCAAAAGCATCTCTGAATGTTAAACTTAACCTATCAGCCATGGCAGATGAATAAAGATGAATAAATTGTGGGCCACCGTCGAGTCTTTTAAATATTGCTTATTTCAGAAATACAAACCTCACAGGTGTTACAGCAGTGCAGCTCTGTAGGGAGAGTTTCTGACACCCAGATCTGTCTTTCTGGGTTATTGCTTCACATAgattaacattttacttttccatgtttttttaaatttatactaCTAAAACTATTTCAGTGTGAACATGTTAAAAGGACCTAAAGTTTCTTCATTTCAAACTTTTAAAGAAGGcatctgttttaaattaaatatgtttttgtggGTCTCAGAGTACTGAATTATgcttttaattagattttatgCTTCTTTTAGCCAGTGCATGTGTAGCAACAAATAAGATCTGAGCCTGCGTCTCTACAGCTAAAACAGCGACGCACCTTCTGCCTTAATCAGCGATTTCCTTTTCATGTCTCATGATTCATGTACCATTATCCATtcttttattgtgttatttaaaaatccTCTCTTTCTTAAATATGAACCATTAAACCTTTCAGAAAACAGCTTCCAAACCCACCGATcccctcttttctctttctctgtcaccCTCTAAACAGAATTCTTCCTCTATGTCTTTTATGGTAGTAATGCATCTATTTTATTGGGTCAGGGATAGATTTGGTATGAACAATATTAACTTTATTCTTCCTAAATTTAAATGCTGAGGTTAGCTCTGTTAGCTAACTAGCTAGTTCAATTAACTGTCTGTTTCCTCTGCTATAGAATTTCCATTTTACTGTTAATTATTACATGAATGCGGCTGCAGAGGAGGCCAGCTATTCAGGCAGACCACAATGTGCCCTGTCATGTTTTGGATCCATCAATCATTGTCCTAAGATATATTATTTTGAGCACAGTTTTATTCAGTACTTTGCTTTACCTCAAATGCTGAGCAGAAGAAAAGCTCTGAATAGAAATCCCTGCTTATATGGCAGGTGCAGACTGATTTCTGGCGATCCCACCACGTCCTTTGCCTATCTCTCATCAAAAAGGTCTAAAGTTTCCATGGGATGAGTGAGTGGGAGAGGAGGGCAGGTTGAGACAAAGTTCTGGCCAAATAAAGCTGAGTGgtttcctgtgtgtgtgagtgtgtgtgtgtgtgtgtgtgttctggttttttggggggattttttgtgttatttttcctAAACAATAGACTCTAATGACAAACTGCCTGAAGCTCCTGCTTGAAACCACGCCTAGATCTGTAGAGAGCTACTTGCCTTGCTTGTCCCTACCTTCTCCTACACTTCTCCCACGGCTGCACCCAGATCTGTAGTTTTCACACATCAATGAGCAAGTGACGACGCAAAGAGAAAGCTGCTTCAACCAAAAGGGAGGGTAGAGGCCTTCCTCCAAGCTCGGACTTCCTCTCAGCACCATGCTAACAGGGGCTCCTCACAGAGGTCCCATTGTGTACAAGGGCCCCGTAGATCCCCCCCATACATGAAAGTAACACATGCCAGAGTTTCACCTCAGGAAAAGAAGGACAAATATTTCAGTCTGATTTGACTCTTAAACAAATAAAGGTACTCTTGTAAAGGATAAAACACTATTTTGCCATTGGGGGGGCCTTTgctctctgtttctttttgtgtctgttgtgtgtgtgtgtgtgtgtgtatgtgtgtgtggtgtttgaGAGGCTTATGCATGCTGGTGTACAGTGTGGGGTGGGTGCACTCAGAGTGACCAAAAGCAATCTGCTCTGGTCCAATCAGCCTCAGTGCCTACCTTCGCACATAAGCGGCAGGGCACTCAGGTCCGCCAGAGCGCACAGacctacacatacacacacctagACACTTGTCacattcacataaacacacaccttaTACACATTTCACGCACGCACCCTCCCTCTTCAAGGCACCCTGTGCGACCTCTCACCATTGGCCAAATCCCGGAGCCCTCAGCATCTCCATCACGGCTGAAGGGACCATTCGGGAAAGCAGGAGACAGAGGTAAGCGTTCTTGGAGCTACGTTCCTGCTGGCCAAGTGGCTTTCTGGTGCAGGGGATTAGGCAGGCAGAGGTGCATGGCTGGCCCATTCAAAACTACTGCTGTTAGGGGTTTAGACAGGAGCTGGTATACTAATTGGGTGGCAGATGCATTCATTTAACTTCTCGGTTTGCTTTGGGAGTTTTGCAGGTGTATAAAATATGGATATCTGTGTCATACTTTGGTGTCTTTTTATGTAGTTCTGGTAATTATAAGTCTGGAAATGTATTTCACTGTCACTGATGTAGATCAACATTGACCTATTTAGCAACTTCTTTAGGTAAAATTTTAAGTGTGGCACAATTAATTTCACCTGTACAAATGAACTTTTTGCAGCAAGCAACTTCTACTTTTTAGAAACTATGTCTTATGTGGTTTCCTTCCTCCAAAACCTAATGATATGCACAGGTGATGTCTTGCACTGTTGAGTCACCTGCTTTGTTGGAGGTTTTTAAAACGTCTTTTTTTCTGGTGCAAATTAACCTGGATGTCCTGCAACCTGCAGCAAAGGGGACATCTAGTTTGCTTGTGGTTTTTAAGGGGCAAAAGTGGATTCACTGGATATCAGGAATGTCCAGCGTGAAGCCAAATATAACAAGGAGGTAGTTTGGAGgggacacacatacacagtttCCACACACTGTGTCTGTGATGGCCTGCATAAAAGCCCAGCTCTGTGCTGTCTTCAGTGTATCCTTCTTTCAGTAGCTCTGCTGGATGCCTCAGGATGGAAAGTCTATTTCAGCTGCAATCTTCTTAACATGGTGCACCAAGTTCATCTTGCAGATAATGTAGGGATTGGTTTGCATAATAACTCCATGTCCCCCCTCCCACTTTATATCAACAGCGATATAttcatgactttaaaaaacaggaaaggtggtttttatttatttttttgttgttgttttatatcTGTCCGTTTCCCAAAATAGCCACTGAggtttcttaatttttttctctgtgaaagATAGACGTGTTAGACAGAGTGTGCATCTGTGAGAGGATTGCAGCTttccaagtgtgtgtgtgtgtgtgtgtgtgtgtgtgtgtgtgtgtacgtgtgtgtgtgtttgagcacTGACACTGCTGAATGAAGGTTTTCCTTGCAGCAGTAACTTGCTGCCATCCTGTCCACAAACCTCGGTGGAATTTGGAGTTTGAGTGCTGAGACAGGCAGCGACCGGGCCTCATAAAGACCCTCTGTAAAGGGCGAGGGGTCGGGTTAGCTTaaaacctctctctctctttctcacttaCTTGAGCTCTCCTTCTCcgtcttttcctctctttctccatcTAACCCTGAGGGCCAACATCTTGTCTCCGTCTCCCTTTCTGTCAagctcttcttttcttctcctcctcccttgCTCTCCATTTCTCTGCCCTGGCCTGGAGGACTCTCTTTAAACTCTTCTGCCATTTCTTGGGTTTGACATATATTATCCAAGGCGAGCTGCAACATGGCCAATACTGACATACTGTTAGATGATTAATTC
The window above is part of the Melanotaenia boesemani isolate fMelBoe1 chromosome 23, fMelBoe1.pri, whole genome shotgun sequence genome. Proteins encoded here:
- the kera gene encoding keratocan; this encodes MALLQNLLCILCLVGLVVSQDMPYEEFMAQIQACPKECHCPPNFPRAVYCDNKSLKSIPKIPPYTWYLYLQNNLIETLPSDALQNATQLRWLNLNRNKITNEGVAGGVLVAMTHLAHLYMDDNLLSSVPSPLPASLEQLRFSRNRISKIPAGVFAGLDKLSLLDLQGNKLMDDAVTEVSLKGLDNLVQINLAKNQLSSMPLGLPATTTQLFLDGNNIDKIPAGYFKGLPKVAFLRLNHNKLGSSGVPKDVFNVSSILDLQLSYNQLTEVPIIASGLEHLHLDHNKITDVSASNICPVSVDAVDDSFNESTPRLRYLRLDGNEIAPPIPRDVITCFRLLRSIVI